The sequence TATTGAAGAGAGATATCACGAATTAGAGTTACAAGATTTAACTCAAGACGAGATAAACAAGTTAATCGGCGAAGAATTGGAAATAAAATTCCAGCAATTGATAAAACGAGTAGAAACCAGTCACCCAACCTTAGCTAAGCAAGATTTAGCCGAGATAGTGGGCCAAAATATAGTTGATATAACAGAGAAAGCAACAAAAATTGCAGAAAAGCGGATTGGGGGAATAGATAAGCATCTTTTTTATTGCCTTGCGATACATTTAAGTGCAACTTTTGAACGAATTCAACAGGGAAAGCCAATTGTGAATCCTCATCTTGATAAAGTTATGAAGAAATATAAGTTGGAATATAATGTGGCAAAAGAAATGGTCAAACATATTGAGCTTTTATCAGGATATAAAATACCACAGGATGAAATCGGTTTTATAGCTATGTATCTTCGAACAATTACGAGTCCGTCAGACGAAAAACGGGGAAGAGTTGGAGTTTTAGTACTTTCTCATGGTAGAGTGGCTCAAGGTATGGCAGAAGTGGCAAATCGGCTGTTAGGTGTAAATCATGCAGTAAGTATAGAAATGTCGCTGGATGAAAAACCCGAATCAGCTCTTCAAAGAACAATCGAAGTTGTATATAAAATCAATGAAGGTAAAGGAGTTTTAATTCTTGTAGATATGGGTTCATTAATCACCTTTGGAGAAATAATCACCAAAAAAACGGGGATTCCCACCAAAACCGTTGGCAGAGTGGATACAGTAATGGTTTTGGAAGCTGTCAGACGGGCTATTGTGCCGGACACTAATTTGAATGAAATCGTAAACAGCATAGATAAAGATAAAATAGTACTTGGAAGATTTGTACCTTCAGAAACTTCAAGAGATAAAAAAGTAATTATTACTTTGTGCATAACTGGGGAAGGTACGGCTATAAAAATTAAAAGACTTATCGAAAAAATGCTGCCGAATATTAAAGAAAAAGCTGAAATTATTCCAATGGGAGTCGCAGGAGATGAAGATATATCTACAAAAATGAATAATATTAGAAAACAATATACAGTATCAGCGGTTATTGGAAGCATAGACCCTAAAGATAATTTAGTGCCTTTTATTTCAGTGGAAGAAATAATAGATGGTAATGCTATAGAAAGGTTGAAAAGTATTGTTTATATGGAATCTCCTTCACAGATGTTAAAAAATGGTGATGTTATCAAAATCCCTTTTGCTAAAGTAATTCATGAGGAGCTTATAATGGTCAGACCTGATTATTGCAATAAAAATGAGGTGTTAGACGGCCTTGCGGAACTTTTAATTAAAGGTGGGTTTGCGAAAGAAAAATTTTTGCTTGATGTATATAAAAGAGAAATCATGGAACCAACGTTATTAAAAGAGAAATTTGCGATTCCACACGGAAATCCCCAAAATGTTATAAAGCCGGCTATAGCTATTGCTATATTAAATAATTCAATAATATGGTCGGAAGAAAATGAGGTAGAAAATGTTTTCATGATGGCATTAAAAGAGGATTCGACAGATATTTTAAATAATTTTTATAAGTTAATAAAAACTCCCAACTTATCGGAGAAATTGAAAAAATCTCGCAATCCTCAAGAAGTAAAAAGCATTATTTCAGAGATATTGATATCCTGCCACTAAAGCTTCCATGAAGGTTGGAACGGAATTTGCATTTTATAATCGTAGCTGCAGCTTAAATAGATATTCGAGTTTTAAGGAGGAGATGCATATTAAATTAAATAAACATAAAAGGAGGGAAGTTATGATGAAGGCAAAGAAACAAGTAGTGATTTTGGTTGCTTGCGGTAGTGGCATTGCTACATCTACTCTTGCGGCAGATGCAATAAAGGATATTTGTGATGAGATAGGCATTGATGCAGTGATAAAAAAGAGTAATATGAGTGAAATACTAACAAAAGCACAAGATGTGGACGTCGTATTTACAACTAACAAGTATAGTGAGACATTACCTGTACCATCTTTAAGTGTTACCTCACTTATTACAGGTATTGGTGAGGACGAGATTAGAAAAAAATGTAAAGAATTGTTATCTAAAATAGCGGAAAATGTTTAGATAAAAAATATTAAATATACTTTATAGAAAGGAAAGGTGAAAACTATGGAACACTTGGTATCGATTATAAGACAAGTACTAGATATTGGTGCAATTGCTGTTCTTCCGATAATTATTACTATTTTAGGATTGTTTTTTAAAATGAATTTTTTCAAAGCATTCAAAAGCGGACTATTATTGGGAATTGGATTTCAAGGGCTTAAATTGGTTATTTCACTATTAATAACGACAATAGAACCGGTTACTAATTATTATGCCGCTTCAGCAACGGGATATGCATTTACTACTATAGATGTTGGGTGGCAGACACTTTCTGCAGCAGCCTGGATGACACCCTTTGCCGCAGTTGTTTTACCGTTAGGTCTTATTGTTAACATAATATTAATTAAGTTTAAAGTTACAAAGACATTCAATATTGACATTTGGAATTATTGGCATATATTAATGGCTTCTTCTATTCTTTATTATATATTCTCAAGAGCCGACATGTCAGGAGCCGTTCCATTTGCTATTTGTACTGTGTTTGCCATGTTGTTGGTAGCTATTATATGTATTGTCGGAGATAAAATTGCTCCGTTCTGGCAAAGAAATTTTGGATATGAGGGAACAACCTGTACGACTATGAGTTCAACATTATCAGCAGTTCCCGTTGTCTATGTTTTGAATAAGATAGTAGATATAATTCCCGGAGTTAACAAGGTCGACATCAACTTATCTTGGATTAACAAGAAATTAGGGCCATTGGGAGATCCTGCTCTTGTAGGTTTTATTGTAGGTTTATTTCTTGCAATTATAACTAGACAAACTCCTACAGTAATAATTCAAATAGCGGTTGGAATAGCAGCGGTTATTGTTTTGATGCCAAGAATGGTAGGTCTGCTTATGGAAGGACTAACTCCGATTAGTAAAGCCGCGAAAAATTATATGACAAAGCATGTTGGAGAAGATCAGGAATTACTTATTGGTACAGATGCAGCATTTGCTATTGGTGACCAAACTGCCGTTACATTGAGTCTTTTATTAATGCCAATTACAATTGCACTCGCATTTATCATTCCAGGAAACAATTATTTCCCGGTAGGCATGTTTGCTTCTATTCCTTATTTTGCAGGAATGATTAGTATGATGACTGACAGGAACCTTTTCCGCGGATTAATTACAGGAACATTGTATATGGTGTTTATTGTAGTTTCACTCAATTTTATGGCAGATGTCGGTACAAGCTTTGTCACTTCAGCAGGTGTGTTAGAACTTGAAAAGGGACTAAAAGTTACTGCTGCATCCCTGGCAAATGTCGTTGATATTTTGATGGTGCTGATTGCGAAACTATTCAAAGTATTATAAAAGAAGTTGTATGTAAAAATCATATTAGCATTATGCTAATTAATTTTCAAATAAAATATAAAAAACAAAACTGATAAGTATATTAAAGAAAGGGAGAGAACTATGAAAGAAAAAATGAGAATGGCTATTTGGTATGGACCAGAAGATGTAAGAATTGAAGAAAGAGATATGTTTGATTTGGAAGATGACGCTGTTATCATGAAGGTAAAAGTATCCTTAACTTGCGGAACGGATGTAAAAACATATAAAAGAGGACATCCAAATTATCGCCCGGGGATAACTTTCGGTCATGAAGCAGCAGGAATTGTATATAAGAAAGGGAAAAACGTACAAAATTTTGAAATAGGAGATAGAATTGTACCACATAGTGCCGCTATGTGTGGTAATTGTTATTACTGTAAGACAGGAAGAAATGACGGATGCTGTGAACATAGAGTCAGGATTATCGGCGGCCATTCGGAATATGTATATATTCCAGGCGTAATTGTAAGACAAAACCTATTTAAAATTCCTAAGGATGTTAGTTATAAAGCGGCAGCATTAACAGAACCTCTATCATGTGCAATGTATGCCGCAGATATGACGAAGTTTAGTTATGGAGATTGTGTTGTTGTAATGGGAGCAGGCCCAATTGGGTTAATGATTTCCATGATTGTTAAGAAGATGGGAGCTCATGTCATCCAAACTGATTTTTCTCAATCAAGGTTGGAAGTATCGAAAAAACTTGGAATTGATACTACTGTACTTCTTAACAGCGACATGGATGTAGTAGAGACTATCAGAGCTCTAACTCCTGAGGGAAGAGGGGCAGATGCTGTAATTGATGCTACCGGACAACCTGTAGCTTGGGAAAACTGTATTAATATCTCTCGAAAGGGCGGATATATCAACTTGTTTGGAGGGTGTAAGCCGGGCACAACAATCACTATCGATACTGAAAGAATGCATTACGGCGGACTTACCATTGCAGCTTTTTTCCACACAACACCAAAACATGTTATGATGGCAAATAACATGATTAATCACCACGAAATCCCTGAAGATATTTTTGTAACGGGAGAATATAAATTTGAGGATTTAATAGAAGCATTGGAAGCACATGCAAACCAGATAGGTGTGAAAAATGCCCTTATCTATGAATAATAAGAAAAGAATGGAGTGACAAATAAAATGAAAAACAAAATTGAAAAAGCAAAACAAGATGTTATGTGGGGTGTCAAAATGATGGTCGAGAGAGGTTATTCCTTGGGTACGGCCGGAAATATCAGTGCAAGAGTTGAAGGAGAAGACTTATTCGTTATAACTCCGTCTTCTCGCCCATATAACACCTTAGAATTAAATGATTTATGTTTAATTGATATGAAGGGAAACATAGTTGATGCGAAATTTAAGCCTTCTGTAGAGGCTACTATGCACAGGTTCATATATTTAGATAGAATAGAAGTTAATGACATTATTCATTCGCACTCCAAATACGGAACTTTGGTGAGTTCCATTGAAAATATAAAAGAACTTCCAATCATTGATGTTGAAAGTATTTCCTATTTAGGTGGAGAGGTACCTATTGCGCCTTTTGCTCCGGCCGGTTCTTTGGAGTTAGCTACAAGTGTAAAAAATTCAATTGGTACAAGTGCGGGAGTGCTTATGGAAAATCATGGTACCATAGGTGTGGGGATTACTATGGAAAAAGCTCTTATTGCAAGTGATAATATTGAGCGAACAAGTGAACAATTCTTGTTCCTTCTTGCAACCGGATTAAGAAAAAAAGAAATTCCGAATGACTATGTTAATAAAGTTAGAGAAATATCAAAAGTCAACCGAAAGATATCTACTAAGTAGAAATGGGGAGTAATATATGATGAAAAAATTTAGGATTGTTCCGGATATTTATCAATGTGATACTTTTAATGATTTCTTAGATAGTTTCCCTTTGAATTCTGATGATTTGATAATTACAAATCGTTATATCTATGATCCTTTTATTAAAAAATTCAATCTGCCATGTCATTTCGTATATCAGGAAGAACATGGCTCAGGTGAGCCGAGCGACATTATGGTCGATGCAATATTAACGAACATAAAGAATATTTCATACAAAAGAGTAATAGGAATTGGCGGCGGGACAGTAATTGATATAGCGAAGGTACTCTCAATTAGAAAATTTGATTGTTGTGATGAGATATTTGACGATCCGTCGAAAATAAAAAAAGACAAAAAATTGATTATAATTCCTACAACTTGTGGTACAGGCAGTGAGGTAACCAGATCATCAATTATTAGTTCAACGAAGCGCAAAACCAAAATGAGAATGGCGTATGATGCCTACTTTGCTGATATTGCTGTTTTAATACCGGAATTTATCAGCACTCTGCCCTATAAGTTCTTTGCATTTAGTTCAATTGATGCATTAATTCATGCTGTAGAATCATATCTTTCTCCGGAAGCAACTCCATATACGGATTTATTTTCGGGAAAGGCAATCAAGATACTGTTACAATCGTTTGTAACCATCTCTAAAAATGGAGTTGATTCTAGAAGAACTGTTGAGAGGGATGTGTTACTTGCAAGTAATTTTGCCGGGATATCTTTTGGTAATGCAGGATGTGGTGCTGTCCATGCTCTTGCTTTTCCGCTAAGCGGAAGATATGGAGTTGTGCATGGGGAAAGTAATTACCAGTTTTTTGTTCAGGTGCTTAAATTGTACTATAAGAAAAAACCTGAAGGCAAAATTTCATATTTAATAGAAATGATTGTAGATATTCTTCAATGCCATACTGATCAGGCATTGGAATGTTTGGCCGTTTTACTCAACGATATTTGGAAAATTAAGAGTTTGAGCTGTTTTGGTATGGGAGAAGATGAGATAGAAGAGTTTTCCAAAGAGGTATATTTAACTTTACAACCGGTTCTTTCTACTAGTTATGTAAAGCTGAGCCAAGATGAATTAGCTGAAATATACAGGAAATTGTTATAAATTGAATAATTGTAAGATCAAATTTATAGGATTATTATGGTAGACTTGATTTCATGATTTCAAAAGAAAGGAGTGTCATTTTTGAGAGCATTGATGCGACTATCCCCAAAAGCAAATGATATGGAGTTGGTCAATACTGAAGAACCTAAAATATTAAAAAGTACTGACGTCAAAGTTAAAGTAGTTTATGCGGGTGTTTGTGGGGGAACCGATATAAAATTAAAGAAGGTCGATGTTGGCGGACGGTTTGACAAATTAAAACCACCTGTTATTCTTGGACATGAAGCATCTGGATATGCCGTTGAAGTAGGTACAGATGTAAAGAAAACGAAAATAGGAGATAGAGTTGTATATGAAACAACCGTAGAACCATGCGGTTCATGTAGATATTGTCATTCAGGCGATTGGAATATGTGCTCACATAGAAAGGGATTAGGTTCAAGTACGAATGGTAGCTTTGCGGATTTTGTTGTAGTTCCGGAACGAAACATAAGAGTTATACCCAGTGAACTTTCTCTGAAAACTGCTGTACTTTCAGAACCTATGGCTTGTGCGTATCATATAGTTAGTGAAAGAGGATGTATAAAGGCCGGAGAAAATGTTGTTATTATTGGTCCGGGTATTATTGGGTTATGCTGTGCTTTAGTTGCATTGTTTTCGGGGGCGAATGTTGTTGTAATTGGTACGGAAAAAAGTAGGGAAACTCGGTTGAAGATTGCAAAAAAATTTGGATGCCATGTTTTAGTTAATGATGGACATAACTTAAAAGAAAGAGTTCAAGAAATTTTCGATGGAGAATTTGCAGATTTAGCCATTGATGCTGTTGGTTCTCAAAACTCTTTTAATTCAGGATTAAGCTTAGTCAGAAAAATGGGTCGCGTTGTAATAACAGGTGTTCCCAGTTTGGATACTGAATTATATACTATAGACATGTCTTATATTTACAGAAATCAGATTTGTATTACTTCCGGCAGAAGTTCAACCCCATCGAGTTGGACAGGCTCATTGAAGGTTTTGCAGAAATATCACAATCAATTGGAAGAATTGGTTTCACATGTTTATTCGCCTGAGAAATGGAAAGAAGCATTTGAAGCCACCGAGAAGAAGCAAGCAATTAAGGCCGTAATTGATTTTGAAAAATAGACGTTAGGAGATTAATAATCATGGTAAAAAATATATTGGTAATAGAGTCAAATGCAAAAACTTCCAAAGAAGCTATAACGGAAGCATTTCAAGAGTTGTATATGAGAGGTTATGTTAAAGAAACCTTTCTGAAAAACTGTCTTGAAAGAGAAAGGGAATACCCCACAGGTTTGATGACTGAAATTCCCGTTGCAGTACCTCATACAGATACTAAATATGTCAATGAATCGGCTATTTGTATTGTCCGATTAAAAAATCCTGTAGTTTTTCGAAACATGGAAGATCCCAGTTCAACGATTAATGCTGAATTTGTATTTAATCTTGCACTAAAAACAGGAGAAGACCATATAAACACATTAAAAACTGTTGTTAATATTGTACAGGACAATGAGTTCTTGAAGGAAGCAAAGGTTGCCTCTTTAGAGACAGTGAAGTTAAAGATTCTGGAACGCTGGGATTCTTTTTAAAAGGAATAAGTTTATAGAAAATGTATATAAAAAAGAGATATTTTGTAATAGAAAGGCTTTTATGTTTAAAGGAATAAGAGTGTATTTGTTAATCGGGAATTAGCTTTTCCCGGAATTACCTCCAATAAAATTAATGTTGACAACAGTACAAAAACTGATATATTATATAATATAACGTAATATTAATTACTTTGACGGAGAAGAGTAGATAAATACTTCTGTACAGAGAGGAAGATCCGAGGGCTGAGAGATTTTCTCATAAAAGGTTTATTGAAGGTAGCTCTTGAGTTTTCAGATTGAAATGACAGTAAATCTGAACGGGTAATTCCGTTATATAGTTTGTTATAATTAAGAGCCGCAGCATGTTTGGCGGAATTAAGGTGGTACCGCGTATTAACCCTTCGTCCTTATATTTAAGGATGAAGGGTTTTTAAGTTTTATTAAGGAGGTTAGAACGTGAAAAATAATTTACCAAAAACTTATAATCCGAAGGAATTTGAAGATAAGCTGTATAGTTTCTGGAATGATAAGGGATATTTCAAAGCTCATGTAAATAAAGATAAGAAATCTTTTTCTATTATGATGCCTCCTCCTAATGTAACCGGAAATCTTCATTTAGGCCATGCACTGAACGGAACGATTCAGGATATTTTAATCAGATGGAAGAGGATGGAAGGATATGAAGCCTTATGGCTTCCGGGAACAGACCATGCCAGTATTTCTACTGAAGCAAAAGTAGTAGATAAATTAAAAAAAGAAGGCAAGAGCAAAGAGAAATTGGGAAGAGAAAAATTTCTTGAAGAAGCCTGGAATTGGACTGAAAAATATGGAGGAAATATTAAGGAACAATTTAAAAAGTTAGGAGCTTCCTGTGATTGGAGCAGGGAAAGATTTACATTAGATAAAGGACTTAGCGATGCGGTGGAAGAAGTATTTGTAAGGTTATATAATAAAGGTCTTATATACAGAGGAAACAGAATCATCAATTGGTGTCCTAATTGTAAAACTGCTTTATCGGATGCGGAAGTGGAACATGAAGATACGGAAGGCAAGCTTTGGTATATCAGATATCCCATTAAAGGAGAAAAGGAGTTTATTACTATTGCAACAACAAGGCCAGAAACGATGCTGGGAGATTTGGCGGTAGCTGTTAATCCTAAAGACGAAAGATATAAGAATTTAATCGGAAAGACTCTTATA is a genomic window of Acidilutibacter cellobiosedens containing:
- a CDS encoding PTS transporter subunit IIC; the protein is MEHLVSIIRQVLDIGAIAVLPIIITILGLFFKMNFFKAFKSGLLLGIGFQGLKLVISLLITTIEPVTNYYAASATGYAFTTIDVGWQTLSAAAWMTPFAAVVLPLGLIVNIILIKFKVTKTFNIDIWNYWHILMASSILYYIFSRADMSGAVPFAICTVFAMLLVAIICIVGDKIAPFWQRNFGYEGTTCTTMSSTLSAVPVVYVLNKIVDIIPGVNKVDINLSWINKKLGPLGDPALVGFIVGLFLAIITRQTPTVIIQIAVGIAAVIVLMPRMVGLLMEGLTPISKAAKNYMTKHVGEDQELLIGTDAAFAIGDQTAVTLSLLLMPITIALAFIIPGNNYFPVGMFASIPYFAGMISMMTDRNLFRGLITGTLYMVFIVVSLNFMADVGTSFVTSAGVLELEKGLKVTAASLANVVDILMVLIAKLFKVL
- a CDS encoding zinc-dependent alcohol dehydrogenase — translated: MRALMRLSPKANDMELVNTEEPKILKSTDVKVKVVYAGVCGGTDIKLKKVDVGGRFDKLKPPVILGHEASGYAVEVGTDVKKTKIGDRVVYETTVEPCGSCRYCHSGDWNMCSHRKGLGSSTNGSFADFVVVPERNIRVIPSELSLKTAVLSEPMACAYHIVSERGCIKAGENVVIIGPGIIGLCCALVALFSGANVVVIGTEKSRETRLKIAKKFGCHVLVNDGHNLKERVQEIFDGEFADLAIDAVGSQNSFNSGLSLVRKMGRVVITGVPSLDTELYTIDMSYIYRNQICITSGRSSTPSSWTGSLKVLQKYHNQLEELVSHVYSPEKWKEAFEATEKKQAIKAVIDFEK
- a CDS encoding class II aldolase/adducin family protein, whose amino-acid sequence is MKNKIEKAKQDVMWGVKMMVERGYSLGTAGNISARVEGEDLFVITPSSRPYNTLELNDLCLIDMKGNIVDAKFKPSVEATMHRFIYLDRIEVNDIIHSHSKYGTLVSSIENIKELPIIDVESISYLGGEVPIAPFAPAGSLELATSVKNSIGTSAGVLMENHGTIGVGITMEKALIASDNIERTSEQFLFLLATGLRKKEIPNDYVNKVREISKVNRKISTK
- a CDS encoding PTS sugar transporter subunit IIB, yielding MKVGTEFAFYNRSCSLNRYSSFKEEMHIKLNKHKRREVMMKAKKQVVILVACGSGIATSTLAADAIKDICDEIGIDAVIKKSNMSEILTKAQDVDVVFTTNKYSETLPVPSLSVTSLITGIGEDEIRKKCKELLSKIAENV
- a CDS encoding PTS sugar transporter subunit IIA, producing MVKNILVIESNAKTSKEAITEAFQELYMRGYVKETFLKNCLEREREYPTGLMTEIPVAVPHTDTKYVNESAICIVRLKNPVVFRNMEDPSSTINAEFVFNLALKTGEDHINTLKTVVNIVQDNEFLKEAKVASLETVKLKILERWDSF
- a CDS encoding zinc-dependent alcohol dehydrogenase, producing MKEKMRMAIWYGPEDVRIEERDMFDLEDDAVIMKVKVSLTCGTDVKTYKRGHPNYRPGITFGHEAAGIVYKKGKNVQNFEIGDRIVPHSAAMCGNCYYCKTGRNDGCCEHRVRIIGGHSEYVYIPGVIVRQNLFKIPKDVSYKAAALTEPLSCAMYAADMTKFSYGDCVVVMGAGPIGLMISMIVKKMGAHVIQTDFSQSRLEVSKKLGIDTTVLLNSDMDVVETIRALTPEGRGADAVIDATGQPVAWENCINISRKGGYINLFGGCKPGTTITIDTERMHYGGLTIAAFFHTTPKHVMMANNMINHHEIPEDIFVTGEYKFEDLIEALEAHANQIGVKNALIYE
- a CDS encoding sigma 54-interacting transcriptional regulator, with translation MKDRLVQIIKTEDKKNPYTDDRLAEMLDTRRDAVTALRNELSIPDSRERRKPYLVEAIREIISKNPEISNRQLTKIIKDRGFNVSKYLISQIALQIKEKIFDLNLVMSHNEPLEHLNLKSNFNLKNTLKYPSELLAFSRIIGFDGSLKSQIQQAKAAILYPPHGLHTLILGPTGVGKSNLAEAMYDYALEIKAISETAPFIIFNCADYAENPQLLLSQLFGHVKGAYTGAAVLKKGLVEKADGGILFLDEVHRLPPEGQELLYFLMDKGKFRRMGETETERTANILIIAATTEDIESSLLLTFRRRIPMIIELPSLSVRPLDERYHIIKAFFNKEADRIGVKIKIIQEALRALLMYSCPGNIGQLRSDIQVACARGFLNCISSQREYIEVGLSDLPVHVQKGLLKIQERNPEVEYFIKEDLMTKPNQSETNIEPEPKEDLYTLPREIYGYIEERYHELELQDLTQDEINKLIGEELEIKFQQLIKRVETSHPTLAKQDLAEIVGQNIVDITEKATKIAEKRIGGIDKHLFYCLAIHLSATFERIQQGKPIVNPHLDKVMKKYKLEYNVAKEMVKHIELLSGYKIPQDEIGFIAMYLRTITSPSDEKRGRVGVLVLSHGRVAQGMAEVANRLLGVNHAVSIEMSLDEKPESALQRTIEVVYKINEGKGVLILVDMGSLITFGEIITKKTGIPTKTVGRVDTVMVLEAVRRAIVPDTNLNEIVNSIDKDKIVLGRFVPSETSRDKKVIITLCITGEGTAIKIKRLIEKMLPNIKEKAEIIPMGVAGDEDISTKMNNIRKQYTVSAVIGSIDPKDNLVPFISVEEIIDGNAIERLKSIVYMESPSQMLKNGDVIKIPFAKVIHEELIMVRPDYCNKNEVLDGLAELLIKGGFAKEKFLLDVYKREIMEPTLLKEKFAIPHGNPQNVIKPAIAIAILNNSIIWSEENEVENVFMMALKEDSTDILNNFYKLIKTPNLSEKLKKSRNPQEVKSIISEILISCH
- a CDS encoding iron-containing alcohol dehydrogenase, which gives rise to MKKFRIVPDIYQCDTFNDFLDSFPLNSDDLIITNRYIYDPFIKKFNLPCHFVYQEEHGSGEPSDIMVDAILTNIKNISYKRVIGIGGGTVIDIAKVLSIRKFDCCDEIFDDPSKIKKDKKLIIIPTTCGTGSEVTRSSIISSTKRKTKMRMAYDAYFADIAVLIPEFISTLPYKFFAFSSIDALIHAVESYLSPEATPYTDLFSGKAIKILLQSFVTISKNGVDSRRTVERDVLLASNFAGISFGNAGCGAVHALAFPLSGRYGVVHGESNYQFFVQVLKLYYKKKPEGKISYLIEMIVDILQCHTDQALECLAVLLNDIWKIKSLSCFGMGEDEIEEFSKEVYLTLQPVLSTSYVKLSQDELAEIYRKLL